tggAAGTTGGTAAAGCACTGCCCTATTTTTCTAAGAACTGTTgggtaaagggaaaggagaaggcatTTAGTCTGCTTTTCCCGTGTGAACCACCTTCCAGGGGAGCCAAGCAGAGGACAAAGAAAGTTCTTCCCTATGGAAGAGTTCCAGAATCAAAGTTGGAATCAGAAAATCACCAATTTCCGATCCTTAATGAAGTAACAGTCCTAAGTCACAGTCCGTGGTGGCAGGTTCCAATTTTGCTGTGACAGACTGATGGGGACATCTGGAAGGGGGTAGAGCAGGTTGCTGAGACCCAAAGTCCCAGGTCCATCTTAATATGGAAAGAGGGAGGCgcttgggaggctcagtcaggtgagcgttggactcttggtctcggctcagatcttgatctcagagtaatgagttcaagccccatgttgggctctacgcTGGGcttggagactacttaaaaaagagagagagcgatTGAGCCACACAGTATGTGCCTATCCACCCATAAAGGAACCTggtcaggggatgcctgggtggctcagcagttgagcatctgcctttggctcagggcatgatcctggggtcctgggatcgagtccctcatcgggctccctgcatggagcctgcttctccctctgcctgtgtctctgcctctctctctgtctctcgtgaataaataaataaaatattttttaaaaaagaagaagaggaagaactaAGCCTTAGTCAGAAAACTAAGCCTTATCTGCTCAAGGCTCCAGATCCCAGCACCGTGTTCAGAGCACACAGAGGAGAGACACATTAGTGATACCGCGTGGATGCAACCAGCCAAACCCAGGACACGGACACTCCTCCAGAACGTGCGATCTGGCTTCCTCAACAGTTACATGGCGAGGGGGTAAAAGCAGCGGGGAAGGCACGAGGGAGGAAGACGGATGTAAGAGACACTCAGCCAAATGCCACCAAATGCTTGGATCCGGTTTCAAACAAATTAAATATGTGTTGGCGTTTGTGAGATCATCCGGGAAAGATGAACACTGGCCATTATCGGGTAGTAATGAGTAATTGCCACTCGGAGATGTGATCTGTCGCTGGGGGGACACACGAAAACGACAGTGTGTTCGCAGGTGAAATAATGTGATGTCTGGTCTTAGCTGGTGTCTGCTTCCTCATGGTCTATAATTAGCTTCCTTCGAAAAATCTTTTTCTGTGCGATATGACAGGCAGCAACGTGCATGAGGCGGCCGCGCAAGGCAGCGTCCCAGCGAGAGAGCGGGAGTCACCGGCACCAGGTCAAGAAAGAGCGCCTCGGGGtgtccttcggctcaggtcctgatcccggggtcctgggatcgagtcccgcatggggtccctgctcagcggggagcctgcttctccctctgcctctgcccctcctcctctcccaaccCCACTCCTGcgtgctcacactctctcaaataagtaaacaaaatcttaaaaaaaagaaaaagcaagaaagcaagcacCTGGAGGAGACCCCGCGGTCCTAACCCTTTGCCCAAcgctctcctctccctcccccaagcTGGGAGCTATACTGACATCTGGGGCCCTCACtcactatttaattttttgggaGTTTTACCATAAAAATCTGCAACTATGAATACTATAATTAGTGCTGCCTCTTTCTgagtgttatataaatggaatcattcagtaGAGTGTTTAAGGGTGCTGGCtggcttcttttctccttcccatttCGTGGCTGTGATTCATTCATTGTCGGGCGACCTGGTACAGTACACCCCAGGTGAACGCGCCGCCGCTCGTTTCCCCGTTTCCAACAGTACGGAGGACACCGGACGCCTTCGAGTTTTAAGCTACTAAAGTCTCAGCACTGCTGGGCGGGTGCTTAGGACCCACGAGCACAGATGCACACAGCTCCCCGGGATGTGCCCCCGGGCTCCCACGGCTGGGTCACACTCGTGGGAACCTCAGACTTTGTGAGAAAAAGTGTGTTCCGAGGTAGTCGTATTAGCGTGCACTGGCCGCACGGACAGCCGGCATCGCCGCACACCCCTGCCATCCTTGGCATGTGGATCGGCCAATCTTTTTTGCTTTCAGACAATGTTCCTATGGATCTGGGTGGTTTCACACTATGATctcaatttggattttatttcttttttttctttcttaacgaTTTTATTttgtgggggctcctgggtggctcggttggttaagtgtctgcctttgtctcaggtcatgaccccggggtcctgggatccccactctgcttctccctctcccctcaacCCCCTggactcattctctctctctctctcattcactctttctcaagtgaataaataaaatcttttttttttaatttaaaaaagaagaaaaagatgttatttttaaattatctctacacccaacgtggggctcgaactcacaaccccaagatcagcagtcacatgctccaccgactgagccagctaggcaccccttaatttggattttcttgattactttttttttttttaactgttggcTCATCTCCTTTTCTCATTAAATTGCAGGAGCTCCTTCTATAATCCTAGAAATGAGACGTGCACTGTTTCTACCTTAACGTCCGTCCCAGCCCCAACCACCTGTCGGTACCAGCGCGGTGGTGCTGGGGTGGCTTTGCCTGTCCCTGGCTGGGGCTCTGCCAGCAGGTGCTTCTGGAAGGCTGCAAGCCTCCCGTGGGGCCTGGCTTCCTCCTACCTGTTTCCTGCTCCAGGAGGGCCTCCGCCAGGCCTCTGCACCGGGCAGCAGCAGTGTCCATGGCGCCTGCAAGTCAGATCTACGGCTGCCAATGTCCACAGGGTCGGGCCCCCGTGACTGTCCTCAGGGCAGCACCTCTGGACCCTCCGTAGAGGTCTGGGCCCGGGTCTGGGTCCAGGAGGCCCTGCCTCCAACCCAGAGAAACAACACTCACCCAGCAGGGCCCCCTCCTCACACCTCCAAAGGGCTGTCTCTATgcttctttctcccccacccccttcttttttcctttgtcttgttttccttCCCCTAGCCTCTTCCCTAGGGTCCCTCAGCCCCAGAGGGCTAGTTGCATCCTGTGATTGCCACCTCCACGGAGCTCAGGGTCCAGGCTTTCAGTTTGGCCAGATAGCTAAGGAATGAGAGAAACTCATTGGGAGCTTGGTGACAAGGAGgcctggggaagaggcagaggatggTGTCCTAGAAAGGACCCCAAATGCGAAGACATGTGCATCCCAGTGGATGTCGCCAAGGCCCATCTCCTGCAGCGGAGGCTCTCAATAATCAGATGGACACAGGACCCATCCTGTAAAGATTTTGGACTCTTCTGCCAACCTTTGCACAGCCGGCTCAATGGCCCGTGTGTACAGTGATCACGGTGGGAGGGATGGAGGCATGCCTACTGCCACAGCCGGGGGCTCGCCTGTCGACAGCCAAGGCCAGCCCTGGCCCCTCGACATGGTGCCATCACATGGGGGCTGGGCAACCAAGCAGTGGCATGCTTACTCTAGTGGATCGCCTGTCCTGGAAGGGACAGAAGTTCCATCTGTCCCGCTGGAATAGATACGGACTCTGGATGGGGATTGGctttccctgtccttccctctTCTGGCAGCACGACTCTCTGTGGAGTTGGGGAGCGCCTTGCTGACCATCATGGGGTCCTGCACAACAGCACTCCTGAGCAAGAAGCTCATTCCTGAACCAAAGAAGCCAAGTAACAGGCTCATGCTCATGAATGTCACTGGCCTCACATGTACCCTATCACCCAGAAGGGCCCACCCCATGGCATGGGGTGGAGTGGAGCTGCCCACCCAGGAGGACACAGTTACGACACCGCTTGGGAGCAATGCCCTCGAAATCTGAGGTCCTCGCTTACAGATTCAAGTGTGTGCTTTGAACCAGAGACAGACACGGCCCCACTGCTGGTGTCCAGGACCAAAGAGTATAGGGGCACTGGGTCCTCTGACCTCTAATAATGCCTcacagcaccttttttttttttaaagactttatttatttacttatgagagacagacagacagacagacacacacacacacacacacacacacacacacaggcagaaggagaagcaggccccatgcagggaacctgatgtgggacttgatccccagactccaggatcacaccctgggctgaaggcaggtgttaaaccactgagccacccaaggatcaacccccccccctttttttttaagattttacttatttgagagggagagtggagagagacggggaggagtagaggaagaaggataagcacactccatgctgagcacagagcctaccatggggctcgatcccaggactccaatcatgacctgagccaaaatcaagagttggaggcttaactgagccccccaggtgccccttcacatCACCCTTAATCCCACCCCTCACCTCTGAGCTCTGACAGCTTCAAACTCTTGTTCCCGGAGGGACAAATGGGTCCACCAGGGAGCCTACACTGGCTCCTCTGATTGAGAAGATGAGACTCCCGCCAGGATATTTGGGGTTCCTCATACCACCAGATCAAAACACTAAGTGGTAGGTaggttttgctgttttttttttttattaaaaaatatttttttaatttttaagtcatctctccacccaacatgagactcagacttacaacccagagatgaagagtcacttgctcttccgactgagccagccaggcagccccacACTAGGAAGTGGGTTACCCCCCTGGCTGGGGGGATAGATCCCTCATACCGAGGAGAAGATGAGTCATCAATTCACACAGAGAGCAAGTAAAGCTCGAACCTGGGGGATGGTCTGAGGTGCGTTTTGGCATCTCTGCTACCCAAAATCAAAGTTAATAGAAAGCAACCACaaccaagaataaataaataggatcacTGAAGGTCTCACCCCAGTAGTTAAAGAAACCTTGCCCAGCTGAGCTGCTGCTGAGAGCAAGAAGTCCTCAACAAAGACAGCGATCTGTGGTCCCCCTGCCTGTTTGTCCCTTTGCCAGCATCTTCCAGGTAAGCTCTGGGAGGCAGACTGGGAAAGGGCAGGGAGCCCAAACTTGCTCCTTCTTCTCTGCTTCCTGCGggcttcctgcaggcaggatggaggtggtggtggtggtggtgacagtggCAGCAGCATGCGGCTCTCCCAGCAAAGATTCttcatatttttggtttttggtgctttttttttttttccccctgaagcaGCTGCTGTATCCAGTCTGTCGTTTTCCCAGCAAGCACAAAATCCACTCTATCATGTTGCTGCCACTCCGAGGGTCTGGCCCCTGCTGCTGGGGCTCTTGGTGCAGAGACACCAGCTCAGCTCAGGCGGTAGTGGCCCTTCCTCCAAAGTCTGAGTCAGCTCCATGCTGTCCCTCCTCTGAGTTCCTAAATGCTCCTGGGGTCTCCATAATATTACTTTCAGTAATAGGACCCTCCCCTCTCTTTGCTCCTTTAGCTCTTGAGATGGTAGATGCTACCTCTGAGATACTTTAGacgtttttattttatcttgatagttatctagttaaTAACTCTGTATTTTGGGAAGGACCCCTTCTATTACCTTTACTCTGGTCAACTGCTCGGtgggatttctttgttttttcgtttttaagattttatttatttattcatcagacacacacacacacacacacacacacacacacacacacgggggtgggtggagagagagagagagagagagaggcagagggagaagcaggcaccctgcagggagcctgacatgggactcaatcctgggtctccaggatcacaccctgggctgaaggcggcactaaactgctgagccacctgggctgcccagatttctGTCTTTGCACTGGATCCTATGTACCTTATCAATGACATATAGAACTGTGgatttcatttctgtgactttttctcacttatattttttttttttagttttaataccAGTTAAGGTtggaaagaaactttaaaaaaaaagattttatttatttattcatgagagacacagagagaaagagaggcagagacatgggcagagggagaagcggctccatgcagggagcccgacatgggactctatcccaggtctccagaatcacaccctgggctgaaggaggtgctaaaccactgagacacctgggctgccccagaaactttttaatttagggaagttttagattcacagaacAATTGCCAAGAGAGTTCAGAGTGTTCATATACCCCCACGTATACaccatatacatgtatatttccTAGTGTATTCATTCAAAGCTCTTAGTTTCCCGCAGGCACGATTTTAACTGCATCTGGCAATCTTTGACATCTTGTATTTTATCATCATTCCATTAAAGTGCTTTACAATTTGTATTGTGGTTCCTCTGTCCCatgagaaatttagaaatataatcttgggatgcctggatggctcagcggttgagcatctgccttcgcctcaggtagtgatcccagggtcccccgGATAGAGgccctattgggctccctgcatggagcctgcttctccctctgcctgtgtctctgcctctctctgtgtctctcgtgaataaataaataaaatcttaaagaaatacattcttttttttaatatataaatttattttttatccagGAAATATATACTCTTAATCATGAAAAGCATATGTTGTCTTCTCGTTATCTTTTTACTGTTGCATTATAGACTGTTTTTCCTGTGGCCTTATTCAGGTGCACCTGGTCTGTTTTGTGCACCTTCTGCATCCTTGTGGGGGacgggccctgggggtgggggtgccaggGCAGAGGTGCAGCGCCCCATGGACGCCCACCTTGACCACTTTCTTCACCAATGTTGTGAAGCCTTGAAGTACACTGCGTAAAAGGGAGCGCAGAGGCCACAGGAGGGTGTACTGGGGtatgactgggggggggggggtgcagaatTCCCAGGCACAGCGTGGGGGCAGGGCAGTTCAAGATGTAATTCTGGCGCTGGGGACAagcttgaatttattttttatttctatctaaATCTTAGTTGACATAGAATGCAATGCTGGTTCCAGTAGAgtccagtgattcatcactcacCCGTAACGCCCAGCGCTCATCCCCGGAGCGCCCCTTGGTCCCCAGCACCCATCTAGCTCCTCcccacaattattttaaaaacgtAGAGATTAGAAGCAAGAATGCGGACAGCAAAAGCTACAGAGAGGCAGGAGCGCCCCAGCAACACAGGACTACGGTCAATGAAGCTCCGGGACCCACCGGGAGGCCGCAGGGCCCGCGCCCTGGGCGCGCCTCCGGCCGTGgctgccgccccccgccccccgccccccgccccaccttcGGCCCATCCCTGACTCGGCGCTCGGCTGGGCACGCCTGCGGCGTCGCCATGGAAACGCGGCccgagcccgccccgccccgccccgccccgccccgccccgccggcccggccgcccgcgcGTCACCGCGGCCCCTCCACGGCCCCTCGGCGCGGGGGACTGGGGCGCCGGCCTGCGGCGGGGGCCGCCGACGGGGGCGGGAGGTGACGGCGGCAGCAGgcgagggggcgggaggggcgacGGGGACTCGGGTGGCCGGGCCGGGAGTTgacgggcgggggggcggtgcgGGCGACGGGCAGGAGGTGAGGGCGGGCGGGAGATGGGGGAGCGATAGGTGATGGGGTCAGGAGGTGACGGGGCCTTCGGCGACTGGGGCGGGAGGCGGTAGGGACGCGGGTGCTGATATGGGGGCAGGCAGCGATGGGGGGAGGCCCCGGGTCGTGCACGTGGGCAGTGGGGGCTTGGACAGGGTGACCCGGAAACCCCTGGGTGAAGCAGCTGTGGGTGGAGGACCCAGGATGCTGGGGTGCCATGAAGGGCTCTCGGGCCCAGCCCCGGGTGACGGAAGCACCTGCCCTAGAGGAACATCTTGCATGGCTGGGAAGGCACTGGGAGGGCGGTCGGTGGATGCTTCCGTTTGGTTTCCACCTGAGGTCATTGTCCTGTCCAGCCTAGGGGTCTCCCAGCTGCCTGGAGCAGAAAGCGGGTCCTGGTGGCCGAGCGCCCAGCTGCCCCCCAGCTTGAACAGCCTAAGCAAACCCCCTCCCAGGCGGGGCGCCTGCCTGGATGGATCCTGAGGCCGGTGCTCTCACTCAGGTTCTTAGGGCTTATTTCCCAGATCTGGCCTCAGGCGCTCCCAGAGGCAGCCTACCCACCATCCCTGTTAGTTCAGAAAAGCACTAGGAGTCACAGGTGTGCCCCTTAAGTGCAGGCTCATCATCTGGGTCATGGGACAACAACTGAAATCATGACACACCCCAGTAGCTTGGTTGGATGCTCTGATCCAAAATGAGTGGAGACTGTGCGCCATAAAGCCTCCCCAGGCCGCTGACCACACGTTCATTTCTTTGTAGCATCACCCTGAGCAAGAGCAGAGGACACAGCACTGAGCAGGCACCGGTCCATCAGAGTGGCTCCGTGGCACTGGATCCGACCCAGGCACAGATCCTTGGAGAGCGGCGGTCCATCAGAGTGGCTCCGTGGCACTGGATCCGACCCAGGCACAGATCCTTGGAGAGCGGTTATGGGGACGGAGGTCTGTCTAGCTGGACGATGTCCCCTCCTGCAGGGCACCAGATACATCTTTTCAAGTAAAGTGGGCCAAGCCATGGGGTCAGAATCGCCATAGACGCCCTACCGGTGCCCCCCAGGTGGGTGCTTCGTCCCTGGCAGCTGTACATCTGATAAAGCTCGGGCTAGGTGGCCAGGCTCTTCTCAGGTTCGGTGGCAATGCCCTACTCCCAGGGGTATTGCTTACACATGGCCTGAATTCGTCGTTTTTACCAGAGTTAAATAAGAAATCCTCAGACCGGACCACTGAAAAAGCTGTTGATGAGCGCCGTTAGGGTAAAGCAGTGGGCGGTTGTCCACGCTGAGCACTGGCTCAGAGAGGCCTGGCGCACAGGAGCCCAGGTGCAGGGAGCTGCCGGCCAGTGATGAGTGGCCGTGTGCCACTGGCTGAGAAAGCCCTGTCGGAAAGCTACGCCCGGCTCCGGTACCGGGACACGTCGCTTCTCAtttggcagcagcagcagcagcagctggagtCTGTGCCCCCTGGGACCTACCTGAGTAGGAGCCGCAGCATGTGGTACTCACAGTACGGCAATGAGGCCATCCTAGTCCGCGACAGGCACAAGCTCGGAGTCCCCCGGGACACGGGCCAGTCCAAGTTCTGTACAATCATGTAATTCCAGGGAGAAAGCCCGGCCCGGGCCCTAGGCTGCACAGAGAACAGGCCATGATCCATTCAGTGGCCTTGGTGGTTTCCAGTCCTTACTGGGAGATTCTGAACAGTGAACATGATGACCCAAGAACCCAAGAGTCCCGGCAGCGGCTCCCAAGCCCTCTCCACAGTATCACCAGTTCACAGGCCCAGTGGacctgggccctgggctccaTTCTAGCCCCGCCAGCGCTGCGGGCCCGACCCGCCGGGGGCACCGCCAGTTGCTGCTTTTCTCTTAGGCTTCTGAGCAAGACGGCCACCCTGGCTTCCCACCACCTTTCCAGAAGTTTCTGGGTTTTAAGTTATTGCCTCCTGCCTGTTACAGAGGGGGCAGGTCTAGAAAAAGAGGACA
The Vulpes vulpes isolate BD-2025 chromosome 2, VulVul3, whole genome shotgun sequence genome window above contains:
- the BRD3OS gene encoding putative uncharacterized protein BRD3OS, with protein sequence MSGRVPLAEKALSESYARLRYRDTSLLIWQQQQQQLESVPPGTYLSRSRSMWYSQYGNEAILVRDRHKLGVPRDTGQSKFCTIM